Genomic DNA from Jonesia denitrificans DSM 20603:
GCTCGTATCCTGCTCGGGGACATCACCGGTGTAAATACCAGCCGTTACCCCCGTGACATAGAAATGTTCAGCCTTGTCACCGGACAACCCGGACTCTGTGAGGTAGAGAACGTAGGTGTTCTCCGGGGTCAAAGCTTCCTCGTCTTGGCTTGGACTATCGCCTGCTTGACGGACAATGATGCTGTCTGTTGGGACATCACCATGGATGGTGTCTTGCACCACCACAGTGGACAAGATGAATGGTGTGACATCGTCGATGTCGTACACCACTTCCTGGTCGGTCACAATCCCGACCACCACAGCATCAGAAGCTGCCTGGAGGTCTTCCAGCGAGTCGTAGTATTCGACCCGTGAGTAGTCACTTTGGCTCATCCCGCCAAGCGGATTGAGCGACGCCGAGCACCCTGCTAAAGCGCACGCCGCCACCACAGTGACAACTGCCGTCACGTGTTTGTTCAGTCGCATTGTCAGGTCTTTCTGTTCAATAAAAGTGAAGCCGTGCGCGTTCGGCCTGGGTGAAAGGCGCCATGTGGGTGCCTAGTACAACGCGTTAATCCCGTTCACCTCGTCTGTGGTCAACGCAGTCACACCGTTGTTGTACACAGTGGACGTTTTGTGATACATGATCCGGTACGAACTTGAGACGTGGCCTAAGCCCAATGAGTGGCCTAACTCGTGAAGCCACAGCACCTTGAGGCGGTTCGTGTTCGTGGAAGACTTGAGGTAGTAGGAGTTGATCTGAGCTGTTGCGCTGCGGGTTGACACGGTGCCAGCCAGGCAGTTGACCTGAGCGCGGCCATCCCAACCTGTTTTGCCATAGTTATCCACGCGAGCACGAAACACTGGACCACTCGCTGTGGTCCGAGTGAGCGATACGTCCGTTCGGACGTTGTAGTTCGAAATTGCTGTTGTCAGGGCGCTCAAATAATTCCCAGACACTCCGCTGGAGTTAATACGCAACGATTTCGATGACCACACGCACCTATTGGTGGTGTAGGCGTAAGCGGGGGTGGGAACGATGAACGTCAAAGCAACTACGCAAGCGGTCAAGACTGCTGTGTAAATGTGTGACGATCTCATGCCCTGTCTGTGTGCGCACTGTGACCGTTCTTACAGATGCGCGCAAAATTCACCCGAAGACCTCCCAGAACGGGCGAAGCGTCCATGGGGAGGTCACCCCACTGGCCAGGCCAAACAATGTCAGTACCTGCACCTATGCTTGCCACAGCAACCAACCACCACCCCGCGCCATACTCACCACGCGCATCGACAGGCAGGACACAACACACCATGATGGGCAGTTCCCACGCCGCAACAGGCGCGGCCGCCTGGGTTGCACTCGCGGGAACCGTACCCGGTACGTTAGGGCTCGTTGGGCCCTTCGACAACGCAGGTCTCGCCGCCGGTATGGTCGTTGCCGCCGGAGCTGCACTCTTGCCCGACATTGACCACCACAACGGAACGATCGCGCATTCTTTGCCGCCGATCTCCAACCTCGCCGCGAAACTCAGCGAAAACTTGTCCGGTGGGCACCGAAAAGGCACCCACTCCCTCTTCGGTTTAGGGCTCGCCGGGGCAGCCTCCGTGGGCGCGGCGCAACTTCAACACGTTGTGGAATCAGTGGGCACACTTCACGTGGGGGCTGGGGTTGGTGCAATTTTGCTGTGCGCGTTCGCACTGCGCGCGCTCAACCTCACCGAAGGGCGCGTGATGACATGGATCGCGAGCGTTGTCCTCGCGGCGTGTGTCGTGCTATTCGCATCCAACGACTGGGTGTGGTTTCCCTCAGCGGTTGTCATTGGGTACGCCGCGCACCTCGTGGGGGACCTGGTCACCACCGGGGGTATCCCCGTGACCTGGCCATTCGTCATGAAGCCACCCAAATGGTGGCGGCGCGCACCACTACTGTCAGATGTATGGCGCGCCAACGGGAACCTTGCCATCCCGATCCTGGGAGACTCAGGATCTAAACGCGAGGAACTACTCCTGTCACTGCTCACCATGTGGTTACTGTGGGTGGCAGTAAGTCAGTGGTTAGGGTTCGACGTTGTGGTGTGGCTCGCCACGGTCTCCGGTGGGCTCACCCGATGACTGGTTGGTCACCGTGGTTGCGGGCGGAACAACATCACGTTTGCGGGTCCCTACAAAAACAATGATCCCGGCAAGAAGGACACCTAGAGCGATCAGCCCGCCCACAGCAAAAAGAACAACAACACTAGCCATAGGTTCATCTTGTCAGTGACGGAGCCGTCCGGCAAGCACCTGACCCGCACGGTGACCAGTAAACACACAACCGCTGAGAAAACCGCCGTCCAACGCCCGGTACCCATGCATCCCGCCGCCACCAAAACCAGCCGCCTCACCAACCGCATACAAACCAGGAAGAGGAACGCCATCCTCGGTGAGGACCTCACAGTCAAGGTTGGTTTCAATCCCGCCCAAACTTGTTCGGGTTAGCGACCGAACCCTGATTGCCATGAGAGGACCGTTACGCGGGTCAAGAAACGCATGCGGTGAGGACACCCCCATGAGCCGATCCCCCCGATACGTGCGGGCATGACGAGTCGCCATGATCTGAGCGTCCTTCCCAAACCCGCTCGCAACCTCACGATCATGCGCACGCACCTCAGCACGAACCCGCTCCACATCAAGAGTTGTCTCAGGTTCCATGGCAGCCATCCCCACCACCAGTTCATCCACGCTGTCCGCGCAAATCACGTCAAGACCCGCATCCCGGATCGCATCCACCGGCCGTGGAGCATGACGTCTCAACCGTTGCGCAACAAGCGCAAGATCCTTCTCCGTGAAATCCACGGTGAGATCACCCTGGGCGGCAAACACCTCCTTATCAAAGATGCGCCGCGTCATCACCAGCCACGAATGGTCACTGCCAGTAGCGCCCAGATGTGTAGAAGCCCCCAATGAATCACTGCCCGGCCACACCGACGCAGGAAAACGATGCCCACGGGCATCAAACCACAACGGGCTGGGCCCCGTCACCAACCGCACCCCATGACCAGGCCACACCCCCGACGGGTGCGACACCCCATCGGCGTACTGCCACAAACGGTCCTCATGAATAAGATGCGCACCACTGAACTCGGCGATATCCAGCATCCGCCCATCCACGAAGGCAGGAACCCCCGCAAGAATCGTGCGCGGAACAGCCCCTAACCGTGCCGGCCACGCAGACTCCACCGCCTCCCTGCGCCCCCCAAAACCACCCGACGCGACCACCACTGCACCCGCACGAATATCAAACGCCCCCACCACCTCACGTGAGGAAGACGCCCCGCGAGGTGCCGCATCGTCAATCAACACCGACCCCGACACCCCGCGAACCGCACCCATCTCCACAATGAGGTGATCCACCTGATGGCGAAACCGCAGTTCTGCCCGACCCACAGCAGCAGCCGCGCTCACCCTCTCAATGAACGGGGCAAGCAGCGCCGGGCCCGTTCCCCGCACCCGGTGAAACCGGGGAACAGAGTTTCCCGGACCAATGGAGCCTGCCCCACCGCGCTCAGACCAGCCCACAATAGGGAACAATTTCACCCCACGTTCAGAAAGCCACGGCCGGGCATCGGACGCCGCCCACTCCACAAACGCACGCGCCCACTTCCTCGGCCAATAATCCTCCGGGCGGTCAAACCCTGCACTACCAAACCAGTCCTGCAACGCCACATCAAGGGAATCCTTCACCCCCAAACGGCGCTGCTCAGGGGTCCCCACGAGGAACAACCCCCCAGGCGACCACCAGGCTTGACCCCCCAAGTTCCCCGCAGATTCCTGGTCCACAATGGTGACCCGCGCCCCCGCATCAAGAAGCTCACACGCAGTGACGAGACCCGCTAAACCAGCACCCACGACAACCACATCAGGCGTGAACTCACGCGCAAAAATGCTGGCCACAGACACAACTCCCCACCATTACCCCACACAACACGGACCCTGATGCCCAGCCTAGAGGGAATCGGAACATAAGTTAAGCGTCGAATGCCCGTGTTGCCGGAACGTACCGCACAGAACAATGCCCGGTGTGCTGCCTTGTCAGCAGCACACCGGGCTCGTCAGCAATGAGGAACTAGACGGCTAGCGGCCCTTGCCTCCCGTGAAACTCACCTGTGGGGCAGGTGGAGTGTTCATCCCCTCACCGAGGAAAAAGCTTGTGTGCGGAGGCTGGTTGTAACCAGAGTTCTGCCACGCCACAGCCACCCGGTAGGTGGGGTCTTGCATAAGAGTGACAAACCGGTGCGATGTGGGGATCGCGGTGGTGTAAATCCGCAACTCCGCAGAATCATCGGAGCGATACACCACTTCTTCACGCCAGTCACCAAACAAGTCTGCCTGGAGGGCTGGGGTGCCTTTGGTGGTGTTATTCGTCAATGAACCCGTGAACGTTGCCAACCGTTCCGACTTGTTCGTGTTCCAATTCCACTTCGAAATAGTGGGGACACCCGCCGCCAACGACGAGTTATAGGTGTGATCCCCAATTTCGCGCAAAAGGTCACCATCCCACCACA
This window encodes:
- a CDS encoding matrixin family metalloprotease, which produces MRSSHIYTAVLTACVVALTFIVPTPAYAYTTNRCVWSSKSLRINSSGVSGNYLSALTTAISNYNVRTDVSLTRTTASGPVFRARVDNYGKTGWDGRAQVNCLAGTVSTRSATAQINSYYLKSSTNTNRLKVLWLHELGHSLGLGHVSSSYRIMYHKTSTVYNNGVTALTTDEVNGINALY
- a CDS encoding metal-dependent hydrolase, which codes for MMGSSHAATGAAAWVALAGTVPGTLGLVGPFDNAGLAAGMVVAAGAALLPDIDHHNGTIAHSLPPISNLAAKLSENLSGGHRKGTHSLFGLGLAGAASVGAAQLQHVVESVGTLHVGAGVGAILLCAFALRALNLTEGRVMTWIASVVLAACVVLFASNDWVWFPSAVVIGYAAHLVGDLVTTGGIPVTWPFVMKPPKWWRRAPLLSDVWRANGNLAIPILGDSGSKREELLLSLLTMWLLWVAVSQWLGFDVVVWLATVSGGLTR
- a CDS encoding FAD-binding dehydrogenase gives rise to the protein MASIFAREFTPDVVVVGAGLAGLVTACELLDAGARVTIVDQESAGNLGGQAWWSPGGLFLVGTPEQRRLGVKDSLDVALQDWFGSAGFDRPEDYWPRKWARAFVEWAASDARPWLSERGVKLFPIVGWSERGGAGSIGPGNSVPRFHRVRGTGPALLAPFIERVSAAAAVGRAELRFRHQVDHLIVEMGAVRGVSGSVLIDDAAPRGASSSREVVGAFDIRAGAVVVASGGFGGRREAVESAWPARLGAVPRTILAGVPAFVDGRMLDIAEFSGAHLIHEDRLWQYADGVSHPSGVWPGHGVRLVTGPSPLWFDARGHRFPASVWPGSDSLGASTHLGATGSDHSWLVMTRRIFDKEVFAAQGDLTVDFTEKDLALVAQRLRRHAPRPVDAIRDAGLDVICADSVDELVVGMAAMEPETTLDVERVRAEVRAHDREVASGFGKDAQIMATRHARTYRGDRLMGVSSPHAFLDPRNGPLMAIRVRSLTRTSLGGIETNLDCEVLTEDGVPLPGLYAVGEAAGFGGGGMHGYRALDGGFLSGCVFTGHRAGQVLAGRLRH